From a region of the Candidatus Pantoea bituminis genome:
- the rsmJ gene encoding 16S rRNA (guanine(1516)-N(2))-methyltransferase RsmJ, producing MKICLIDESGAGDGALSLLAQRWQLEHDDDAPLALVQTPTHLELRKRDEPKLGGIFVDFVSGAMAHRRRFGGGRGEAVAKAVGIKGGYLPDVVDATAGLGRDAFVLAALGCRVRMLERHPVVAALLEDGLQRGYQDAEIGGWLRERLTLIHASSAQALSEISPQPDVVYLDPMYPHRQKSAMVKKEMRVFQSLVGADEDADALLEPARRLAKKRIVVKRPDYAPPLANIETQSAVVTKSHRFDIYPPLAK from the coding sequence GTGAAAATCTGTTTGATCGATGAATCAGGCGCCGGAGACGGCGCCTTATCACTTTTAGCGCAGCGCTGGCAGCTGGAGCATGACGACGATGCACCGCTGGCGCTGGTACAAACGCCTACGCATCTTGAGTTGCGTAAGCGCGATGAACCGAAGCTGGGCGGCATTTTTGTCGATTTCGTCTCCGGTGCGATGGCGCATCGTCGCCGTTTTGGCGGCGGACGCGGTGAAGCGGTAGCGAAAGCGGTGGGCATTAAAGGCGGATACTTGCCTGATGTGGTTGATGCAACAGCCGGTCTGGGACGTGATGCCTTTGTGCTGGCAGCGTTAGGTTGCCGGGTGCGGATGCTTGAGCGTCATCCGGTGGTGGCAGCGCTGTTAGAAGATGGTTTACAGCGCGGCTATCAGGATGCCGAAATCGGGGGTTGGCTACGTGAAAGGTTGACGTTGATCCATGCGTCCAGCGCCCAGGCATTAAGCGAGATATCGCCACAACCTGACGTAGTTTATCTCGATCCGATGTATCCGCATCGCCAGAAAAGCGCCATGGTGAAGAAAGAGATGCGGGTATTTCAGTCCCTGGTGGGTGCCGATGAGGATGCTGACGCGTTGCTGGAACCGGCGCGGCGCTTAGCGAAAAAGCGCATCGTGGTGAAACGACCCGATTACGCACCGCCGCTGGCAAATATTGAGACGCAATCGGCGGTGGTGACAAAAAGCCATCGCTTCGATATCTATCCGCCCTTGGCAAAATAA
- the uspA gene encoding universal stress protein UspA, protein MAYKHILIAVDLSPESQLLVDKAVSLARPYDAKISLIHVDVNYSDLYTGLIDVNLGDMQKRISQETHQALRGLSDSAGYPISETLSGSGDLAQVLVDAIKKYDVDMVVCGHHQDFWSKLMSSARQLINTVHIDMLIVPLRDEEDE, encoded by the coding sequence ATGGCTTATAAACATATCCTGATTGCAGTAGATCTTTCTCCCGAAAGCCAACTGTTAGTGGATAAAGCCGTTTCGTTGGCTCGCCCTTATGATGCAAAAATTTCTCTGATTCACGTAGACGTGAATTACTCCGATCTCTACACCGGTTTGATTGACGTAAATCTTGGCGATATGCAAAAGCGTATTTCTCAGGAGACGCACCAGGCATTAAGAGGCTTATCTGACTCGGCGGGTTATCCAATCAGCGAAACCCTGAGCGGCAGCGGCGATCTTGCCCAAGTGCTGGTAGACGCAATCAAAAAATATGATGTGGATATGGTGGTCTGCGGTCATCATCAAGATTTCTGGAGCAAACTGATGTCCTCAGCGCGTCAGCTCATCAACACCGTTCATATCGACATGCTGATCGTGCCGTTGCGCGATGAAGAAGACGAATAA
- the uspB gene encoding universal stress protein UspB, whose amino-acid sequence MISTIALFWALCVVCIVNMARYFSSLRALLAVLRGCDPLLYQYVDGAGFFTSHGQPSKQVRLVRYIWAKRYLDHHDEEFIRRCERVRGQFMLTSSLCGLVVISLIAMAIWH is encoded by the coding sequence ATGATCAGCACCATCGCGCTTTTTTGGGCTCTGTGTGTGGTTTGTATTGTGAATATGGCGCGCTATTTCTCTTCTCTGCGCGCCTTGCTGGCGGTATTACGAGGCTGCGATCCGCTGCTCTATCAATATGTCGATGGCGCGGGCTTTTTCACTTCTCATGGGCAGCCAAGCAAACAAGTCCGGCTGGTACGTTATATCTGGGCTAAGCGTTATCTTGATCACCACGATGAAGAGTTTATTCGTCGCTGCGAGCGGGTACGTGGGCAGTTTATGCTGACCAGTTCTTTGTGCGGATTAGTGGTGATTAGCCTGATAGCGATGGCTATCTGGCATTAA
- the pitA gene encoding inorganic phosphate transporter PitA, whose translation MLHLFAGLDLSTGLLLVLALLFVLFYEAINGFHDTANAVATVIYTRAMRAQLAVVMAGVFNFFGVLLGGLSVAYAIVHMLPTDLLLNVGSAHGLAMVFSMLLAAIIWNLGTWYLGLPASSSHTLIGAIIGIGLTNALMNGTSVVDALNIPKVINIFLSLILSPIVGLLIAGGLIFILRRYWSNTKKRARIHMTPADREKIDGKKKPPFWTRIALIVSAIGVSYSHGANDGQKGIGLIMLVLIGVAPAGFVVNMNASGYDITRTRDAVNHLEQYYQQHNESLTHIIQMAPPALPTPEEVPSGPQQFHCDSARALQAVQRAQSLLNNLQSYDQLSVEQRSQMRRLLLCISDTADKAAKLPETTGDDKRFLNKLKSDLLGTIEYAPVWIIVAVALALGIGTMIGWRRVATTIGEKIGKKGMTYAQGMSAQVTAAVSIGVASYTGLPVSTTHILSSSVAGTMLVDGGGLQSRTIKNIAMAWIFTLPVCIVLSGSLYWIALKLV comes from the coding sequence ATGCTACATCTGTTTGCTGGCCTAGACCTCAGTACCGGCCTGTTATTGGTTCTTGCCCTGCTGTTTGTATTGTTTTACGAAGCAATCAACGGTTTTCACGACACGGCCAACGCAGTTGCGACGGTCATCTATACGCGTGCCATGCGTGCCCAGCTTGCTGTGGTGATGGCGGGTGTATTCAACTTCTTTGGTGTGCTGCTCGGTGGTTTGAGCGTTGCCTATGCCATTGTTCACATGCTTCCCACCGACTTGCTGTTGAATGTCGGATCGGCTCACGGTCTCGCTATGGTGTTTTCTATGCTATTAGCGGCGATCATCTGGAACCTCGGCACCTGGTATTTAGGGTTACCGGCTTCCAGCTCCCATACCTTGATTGGTGCCATTATCGGTATCGGTCTCACCAATGCGTTGATGAATGGCACTTCGGTGGTTGATGCACTCAACATCCCGAAAGTGATCAACATCTTCCTGTCACTGATTCTGTCGCCCATCGTGGGTCTGCTGATAGCGGGTGGATTGATTTTCATTCTGCGTCGCTACTGGAGCAACACCAAGAAGCGCGCCCGGATTCATATGACGCCTGCTGACCGTGAAAAGATCGATGGCAAGAAAAAGCCGCCGTTCTGGACGCGTATCGCGCTGATTGTTTCTGCAATTGGGGTGAGTTATTCGCACGGTGCGAATGATGGTCAGAAAGGCATTGGCCTGATCATGCTGGTCCTGATTGGCGTTGCGCCTGCGGGATTCGTGGTGAATATGAATGCGTCGGGTTATGACATCACGCGTACCCGCGATGCAGTTAATCATCTCGAACAGTATTATCAGCAGCACAATGAATCGCTGACGCACATCATCCAGATGGCTCCGCCTGCGCTGCCAACCCCGGAAGAAGTGCCGTCAGGTCCGCAGCAGTTCCATTGTGATAGCGCACGTGCGCTGCAAGCCGTTCAGCGTGCGCAAAGCTTGCTGAATAACCTGCAGAGCTACGATCAGCTTTCTGTGGAACAACGCAGCCAGATGCGTCGCCTGCTGCTGTGTATCTCTGATACCGCAGATAAAGCGGCTAAGCTGCCGGAAACCACTGGCGATGACAAACGCTTCCTTAACAAGCTGAAAAGCGATCTGCTCGGCACGATTGAATATGCGCCGGTGTGGATTATTGTGGCAGTTGCGCTGGCATTAGGCATCGGCACAATGATTGGCTGGCGTCGTGTTGCGACCACAATTGGTGAAAAGATCGGTAAAAAAGGCATGACTTACGCACAAGGGATGTCCGCGCAGGTCACGGCTGCGGTTTCAATTGGTGTGGCCAGTTATACCGGCTTGCCGGTTTCCACCACGCATATCCTCTCTTCTTCTGTCGCAGGTACCATGCTGGTAGACGGCGGCGGCTTGCAGAGTCGAACCATCAAGAACATTGCCATGGCGTGGATATTCACCTTGCCTGTCTGTATTGTTCTTTCAGGCTCGCTGTACTGGATAGCGTTAAAACTGGTGTAA
- a CDS encoding NAD(P)/FAD-dependent oxidoreductase: protein MEQFDVIIIGAGAAGLFCAAQAGLRGRRVLLLDNGKKPGRKILMSGGGRCNFTNLYTEAAAYLSHNPHFCKSALARYTQWDFIDLVNKHGIAWHEKTLGQLFCDDSAQQIVELLVKECEKAEVTLRLRSEVLSVSRDESGYTLQLNGDTVRAKKLVIASGGLSMPGLGATPFGYKIAEQFGLSVFPTRAALVPFTLHKPLLDQLQTLSGVAIDSTIEAQDGTLFKEAMLFTHRGLSGPAVLQISSYWQPGEFVTINLSPANDLDAFINVQREAHPNLSVKNSLAKLLPKRLVEILQEMKVVPDASLKQLNSKQQAELVQTLHQWRVQPNGTEGYRTAEVTLGGVDTTQLSSKTMEARDVPGLFFIGEVVDVTGWLGGYNFQWAWSSAWACAQAL from the coding sequence GTGGAACAGTTTGACGTTATCATCATTGGTGCGGGTGCCGCAGGCCTGTTCTGTGCCGCGCAGGCTGGCCTTCGTGGCCGTCGCGTGCTGCTGCTGGATAACGGTAAGAAGCCGGGCCGTAAAATTTTGATGTCGGGCGGCGGCCGCTGCAACTTCACCAATCTCTATACCGAAGCCGCGGCTTATCTGTCGCACAATCCTCACTTCTGCAAGTCTGCGCTGGCGCGTTATACCCAATGGGATTTCATCGATCTGGTGAACAAACATGGCATCGCCTGGCATGAAAAGACCTTAGGACAGCTGTTTTGTGATGATTCGGCGCAGCAAATCGTCGAACTGTTAGTGAAAGAGTGCGAAAAAGCAGAGGTTACGCTGCGTCTACGCTCGGAAGTATTGAGTGTCAGTCGTGATGAATCTGGCTATACGCTGCAACTGAATGGCGACACGGTGCGGGCTAAAAAGCTGGTGATCGCCAGCGGCGGATTGTCGATGCCAGGATTGGGCGCAACCCCGTTTGGCTATAAAATTGCTGAGCAGTTCGGCCTTAGCGTCTTTCCCACTCGCGCCGCGCTGGTGCCGTTTACGCTGCACAAGCCGTTGCTGGATCAGCTGCAAACCCTTTCCGGCGTCGCCATCGACAGTACCATTGAAGCGCAGGACGGCACGCTGTTCAAAGAGGCGATGCTCTTTACGCATCGCGGTTTGTCGGGACCGGCGGTATTACAAATTTCAAGTTACTGGCAGCCCGGTGAATTCGTCACTATCAATTTATCGCCGGCCAATGATCTGGACGCGTTTATTAACGTGCAGCGCGAGGCGCATCCCAATCTCAGTGTAAAAAACAGCCTGGCTAAATTGCTGCCTAAGCGTCTGGTCGAAATTCTGCAAGAGATGAAGGTCGTGCCGGACGCCAGCCTGAAGCAGCTCAACAGCAAACAGCAGGCCGAGCTGGTACAAACGCTACATCAATGGCGAGTTCAGCCAAACGGCACTGAGGGCTATCGTACGGCGGAAGTCACGCTGGGTGGCGTGGACACCACTCAACTCTCTTCGAAAACCATGGAAGCGCGTGATGTGCCTGGACTGTTTTTTATTGGCGAAGTGGTAGACGTAACCGGTTGGTTAGGTGGCTATAACTTTCAATGGGCGTGGAGCTCGGCCTGGGCATGTGCGCAGGCGCTTTAA
- the rluF gene encoding 23S rRNA pseudouridine(2604) synthase RluF produces the protein MLINSSIRLNKYISESGICSRRDADRYIEQGNVFINGKRAAIGDQVTAGDVVKVNGQLIEPRDEEDLVLIALNKPVGIVSTTEEGERDNIVDFVNHSKRVFPIGRLDKDSQGLIFLTNHGDLVNKILRAGNDHEKEYLVTVNKPITDEFIHGLGAGVPMLGTVTKKCKVKKEAPFVFRITLVQGLNRQIRRMCEHFGYEVTKLERTRIMNVNLKGLPLGEWRDLNDDELIALFKLIENSSSEAKPAKKTQAKSGAAKKPGVNRPKIAEKAESNAASRKRFNQPGRKKKGR, from the coding sequence ATGCTGATCAACTCATCCATTCGTCTTAACAAATACATTAGCGAGAGCGGTATCTGTTCTCGTCGCGATGCCGATCGTTATATCGAACAGGGAAATGTTTTTATTAACGGCAAGCGAGCCGCAATCGGCGATCAGGTCACAGCCGGGGATGTGGTGAAAGTCAATGGTCAGCTTATTGAGCCGCGCGACGAAGAGGACTTAGTACTGATTGCGCTGAATAAACCGGTGGGAATCGTCAGCACGACGGAAGAGGGTGAACGAGACAATATTGTTGATTTCGTTAACCACAGCAAACGCGTCTTTCCGATTGGTCGTCTGGATAAAGATTCGCAAGGGCTGATTTTCCTGACCAACCATGGCGATCTGGTCAACAAAATCCTGCGAGCCGGCAACGATCACGAAAAAGAGTATCTGGTTACCGTCAACAAGCCGATAACCGATGAATTTATTCACGGTTTAGGTGCGGGCGTGCCGATGCTGGGAACGGTGACAAAAAAATGCAAAGTGAAGAAAGAAGCGCCTTTTGTGTTTCGCATTACGCTGGTACAGGGGCTTAATCGACAGATTCGTCGGATGTGTGAACACTTTGGTTATGAAGTCACCAAGCTTGAACGCACGCGTATCATGAACGTCAATCTTAAAGGGCTGCCGCTGGGTGAATGGCGCGATTTAAATGACGATGAGCTGATTGCGTTGTTTAAACTGATTGAAAACTCCTCTTCAGAAGCCAAACCGGCGAAGAAAACGCAGGCTAAGTCAGGCGCGGCTAAAAAGCCGGGCGTTAACCGCCCTAAAATCGCAGAAAAAGCGGAGAGCAATGCTGCATCGCGTAAGCGTTTTAACCAGCCGGGACGTAAAAAGAAGGGGCGATAA
- a CDS encoding GNAT family N-acetyltransferase, protein MEIIQAEEHHIPAIQKIYAWHVLHGTATFETEPPSEAEMLNRLRKIQQAGLLWLVVIHDGEVKGYCYLGRYRERFAYRFTLEDSIYINVDFQKRGAGRALLECAISWAEQKGFRQLLAVVGDSANQGSLNVHYASGYKLIGTLESVGFKHGRWLDTVIMQRDLGEGNRTDPL, encoded by the coding sequence ATGGAAATTATTCAGGCAGAAGAACACCATATTCCTGCAATACAAAAAATTTATGCCTGGCATGTGCTGCATGGCACGGCAACGTTTGAAACCGAACCGCCCAGCGAAGCTGAGATGCTTAATCGGCTGAGGAAAATTCAGCAAGCAGGCTTGCTGTGGTTGGTGGTCATTCATGACGGCGAGGTAAAAGGCTACTGTTACCTGGGCCGTTATCGAGAACGCTTTGCCTACCGTTTCACCCTCGAAGATTCCATCTACATCAACGTCGATTTTCAAAAGCGTGGCGCAGGCCGTGCGCTGCTGGAGTGCGCTATTAGCTGGGCGGAGCAGAAAGGTTTTCGTCAACTGCTGGCGGTGGTGGGCGACAGCGCGAATCAAGGCTCGCTCAATGTGCATTATGCCAGCGGATATAAGCTTATTGGCACACTAGAGTCGGTAGGATTTAAACATGGCCGCTGGCTTGACACCGTTATCATGCAGCGTGATTTAGGTGAAGGTAACCGCACCGATCCGCTTTAA
- a CDS encoding SDR family oxidoreductase: MAQQGKALVVGASRGIGLAVVQAFSAQNWDVTATYRSEIPAAGHVAKSDWHRLDMTQPQAVSAFAAQLGEQRFDLILINAGIFGPSHQKLAQSEDDELAQLFLTNAVAPVRTAEVLLPLLSDEKGVLAFTSSTLSSLNENPDAEMPIYSASKAALNMLTRSLAGEVEAQRGTLLTLHPGWVKTDMGGESAPLTAEESAAGIIQQLNTWRGRGGHHFVDYAGHTLQW; this comes from the coding sequence ATGGCACAGCAAGGCAAAGCATTAGTGGTAGGGGCGTCACGCGGTATCGGCTTGGCGGTTGTTCAAGCATTTTCAGCTCAAAACTGGGATGTGACAGCCACTTACCGCAGTGAAATTCCTGCGGCGGGCCATGTTGCGAAGAGTGACTGGCATCGGCTGGATATGACGCAGCCGCAGGCAGTAAGCGCGTTCGCGGCGCAGCTTGGTGAGCAACGGTTTGACCTGATCCTGATTAATGCGGGCATCTTTGGCCCTTCACATCAAAAGTTGGCGCAAAGCGAAGATGATGAGCTGGCTCAGCTGTTCCTTACCAACGCGGTGGCGCCGGTGCGCACCGCAGAAGTACTGCTGCCTTTACTGAGTGATGAGAAAGGCGTGCTTGCCTTTACCTCCTCAACGTTAAGTAGCCTGAATGAAAACCCAGATGCAGAGATGCCGATCTATTCTGCCAGTAAGGCGGCGTTAAACATGCTGACTCGCTCGCTGGCGGGTGAAGTCGAAGCACAACGCGGCACGCTGCTAACGCTACATCCCGGCTGGGTAAAAACGGATATGGGCGGTGAATCTGCGCCGCTGACGGCGGAAGAGAGTGCTGCCGGTATTATCCAGCAGCTCAATACCTGGCGCGGGCGCGGCGGTCATCACTTTGTTGACTACGCCGGCCATACGCTGCAATGGTAG
- a CDS encoding epoxyqueuosine reductase QueH, producing MTQPFQRSPLPLPDGHRKVLLHSCCAPCSGEVMEAMLASGIEYTLYFYNPNIHPLKEYELRKQENIRFAEKFGVPFVDADYDRDDWFARARGMEWEPERGARCTMCFDMRFERTALYAHENGFPVITSSLGISRWKDMQQINDCGVRAAAHYPDLSYWEFNWRKGGGAARMIEISKREHFYQQEYCGCVYSLRDTNRHRVANGRERIQIGVQYYQPDES from the coding sequence ATGACTCAACCCTTTCAACGATCACCGCTGCCGCTGCCCGATGGTCATCGTAAAGTCCTGTTGCACTCTTGCTGTGCGCCCTGTTCCGGCGAAGTGATGGAAGCGATGCTGGCATCTGGCATCGAATATACCCTCTATTTCTACAACCCAAATATTCATCCGCTTAAAGAGTATGAGCTGCGTAAGCAGGAGAATATTCGGTTTGCCGAAAAATTTGGCGTGCCGTTTGTGGATGCGGATTATGATCGTGATGACTGGTTTGCACGGGCGCGCGGCATGGAATGGGAACCGGAACGCGGCGCACGCTGTACCATGTGTTTTGATATGCGTTTCGAACGCACCGCGCTTTACGCCCATGAAAATGGTTTTCCGGTGATCACCAGTTCGCTGGGGATTTCGCGCTGGAAGGATATGCAGCAAATTAATGATTGTGGCGTGCGCGCCGCGGCGCATTATCCCGATCTGAGTTACTGGGAATTTAACTGGCGTAAAGGCGGAGGTGCAGCGCGCATGATTGAAATCAGCAAGCGCGAACACTTTTATCAACAGGAGTATTGTGGTTGCGTTTATTCATTGCGCGACACCAATCGTCATCGCGTTGCCAATGGTCGCGAGCGTATTCAGATTGGTGTGCAATATTATCAGCCTGACGAATCTTAA
- a CDS encoding helix-turn-helix domain-containing protein has product MNENKYNEGVIISITEWINNNLNQRLSINDIAEKSGYSKWYLQKLFARYHHETLARYIRKRKLAACVHDLKNSNAPIISLAVKYHFESQQSFTRSFKQVMGCTPSVCRKRQLNAETQAQLEKSHNPCALCFHSTKQEIMRCGSSQRMALASTRHLIPSRYVS; this is encoded by the coding sequence ATGAACGAGAATAAATACAATGAAGGTGTGATTATCTCCATCACTGAATGGATTAATAACAATCTCAATCAGCGCTTGAGTATTAATGACATTGCCGAGAAATCCGGTTATTCCAAATGGTATTTACAAAAACTGTTTGCGCGTTATCACCATGAAACGCTGGCACGCTATATTCGCAAGCGGAAATTAGCCGCCTGCGTGCATGATTTAAAAAACAGTAACGCGCCGATTATTAGTCTGGCCGTGAAATACCATTTTGAAAGCCAGCAATCTTTTACTCGCTCGTTTAAACAGGTTATGGGATGCACACCGAGCGTATGCCGTAAACGACAGCTGAATGCAGAAACACAGGCGCAACTGGAGAAAAGTCATAACCCTTGTGCGCTCTGCTTTCACTCGACTAAGCAAGAGATTATGCGCTGCGGGTCATCACAACGCATGGCACTCGCTTCCACGCGACACCTTATTCCGTCGCGCTACGTTTCCTGA
- a CDS encoding alpha/beta fold hydrolase, with translation MGPTYVLKKPLAALLTSLTLLSAAPALAANVYGEQLEGFTYPYTLQHFNFSSQQQSLSMGYMDVKPQQNANGKTVVLMHGKNFCGATWEETIRDLSEKGYRVIAPDQIGFCSSTKPANYQYTFQQLAENTHQLLTKLGVQKAVIIGHSTGGMVATRYALMYPNQTEKLVLVNPIGLEDWKAKGAPYRTVDQWYERELKLSAEGIKKYEQQTYYVGRWKPEYDKWVDMLAGLNSGPGHKKVAWNSALIYDMIFTQPVYYEFKDLNVPTTLIIGTSDTTAIGSDIASPAVKATLGNYKVLGKEVAKLIPGARLIELPGMGHAPQMEEPAKFNQTLIDDLAR, from the coding sequence ATGGGCCCGACATACGTGTTGAAGAAACCGCTTGCCGCTTTGCTCACCTCGCTGACCTTACTCAGCGCCGCACCTGCCCTTGCCGCCAATGTTTATGGCGAGCAGCTTGAAGGCTTTACCTACCCCTATACGTTGCAGCACTTCAATTTTTCATCACAACAGCAATCGCTTAGCATGGGCTATATGGATGTAAAGCCGCAGCAAAATGCCAACGGGAAAACTGTAGTGCTAATGCACGGAAAGAATTTTTGCGGGGCCACCTGGGAAGAGACAATCCGTGATCTGAGTGAAAAAGGGTATCGCGTGATTGCCCCCGATCAAATTGGTTTTTGTAGCTCGACCAAACCCGCTAATTACCAGTACACCTTTCAACAGTTGGCTGAAAATACCCATCAACTGTTGACTAAACTGGGCGTTCAAAAAGCGGTCATTATTGGGCATTCAACCGGTGGCATGGTGGCAACACGTTATGCGCTGATGTATCCCAATCAAACGGAAAAATTAGTGTTAGTGAATCCCATTGGCTTAGAAGACTGGAAAGCCAAAGGCGCACCCTATCGCACCGTCGATCAATGGTATGAGCGTGAGTTAAAATTAAGCGCGGAAGGCATTAAAAAATATGAGCAGCAAACCTATTATGTGGGACGCTGGAAACCAGAATATGACAAATGGGTTGATATGCTGGCTGGGCTGAACAGCGGGCCAGGACATAAAAAGGTCGCCTGGAACTCAGCACTGATTTACGACATGATTTTTACCCAGCCAGTGTATTACGAATTTAAAGATCTTAACGTGCCGACTACGTTAATCATCGGTACCTCAGACACCACTGCTATCGGCAGCGATATCGCCTCACCAGCGGTGAAAGCGACGCTGGGCAACTATAAGGTGTTGGGCAAAGAGGTTGCGAAGCTGATTCCAGGGGCGCGATTGATTGAGCTTCCTGGTATGGGACATGCGCCGCAAATGGAAGAGCCAGCTAAGTTTAACCAGACGTTAATAGACGATCTGGCCAGGTAA
- a CDS encoding sensor domain-containing diguanylate cyclase — translation MKAPKFAADEAQRLSQLRALNIMNTPAEERFDRLTRLARRLFNVPIALVSLLEADYQWFKSSQGFDQTRSPRTTSFCGHAILRDDVLVVENALEDQRFHDNPLVTGDPHIRFYAGCPLRAPGGAKLGTLCIIGREPRQFTEDDEVTLRDLAAMAEAELAAFQTATCDELTQITNRRGFMTLGQLVLNECIIKQKPACLTFLDLDKFKQINDTLGHREGDRALMDFADAMKVVFNHSDLFARLGGDEFVVLFNGLKQPQAEALLQQFSRYLQQQFSHLNRRYNLQFSAGVVEFDAAQPQTLEQLLHNSDEQMYLNKKSKQALISAIQAP, via the coding sequence ATGAAAGCACCTAAGTTTGCTGCCGACGAGGCACAACGTTTATCGCAACTGCGTGCGTTAAATATCATGAATACACCAGCGGAAGAGCGTTTTGATCGTTTAACCCGCCTGGCTCGCCGCCTGTTTAACGTTCCTATCGCGTTAGTCAGCTTGCTGGAAGCCGATTATCAATGGTTTAAATCTTCTCAGGGATTTGACCAAACCCGTTCCCCGCGCACCACCTCATTTTGTGGCCATGCCATTCTCCGGGACGACGTTCTGGTTGTCGAAAACGCATTAGAAGATCAGCGTTTTCACGATAATCCTCTGGTCACTGGCGATCCCCACATCCGCTTTTATGCGGGATGTCCGTTGCGGGCACCGGGCGGCGCAAAACTAGGCACCCTGTGCATTATCGGTCGGGAGCCGCGTCAATTTACTGAAGATGATGAGGTGACCTTGCGCGATCTGGCCGCCATGGCTGAAGCGGAGCTGGCAGCATTTCAGACCGCAACCTGCGATGAGCTGACACAAATTACCAATCGTCGTGGTTTTATGACGCTGGGCCAGCTGGTGTTGAATGAGTGCATTATCAAGCAAAAGCCTGCTTGTCTGACTTTTCTCGATCTCGACAAGTTTAAGCAGATCAATGACACGTTAGGACACCGTGAAGGCGATCGCGCCCTCATGGATTTTGCCGATGCAATGAAAGTGGTTTTCAATCACTCTGATCTTTTCGCCCGCCTGGGCGGAGATGAGTTTGTGGTGCTATTTAATGGCCTGAAGCAACCGCAGGCAGAAGCATTGTTGCAACAGTTCTCACGCTATTTGCAGCAGCAATTTAGCCACCTTAACCGCCGATATAACCTGCAATTTTCAGCTGGCGTGGTGGAATTTGATGCAGCCCAGCCGCAGACGCTGGAACAACTGCTGCATAACAGTGATGAACAGATGTACCTGAATAAAAAGAGCAAGCAAGCGCTGATATCCGCTATTCAGGCGCCGTAG
- the hemB gene encoding porphobilinogen synthase, with amino-acid sequence MSDFSLIQRPRRLRSSASMRAMFQESSLSVNDLALPIFVEEGVDDYKAIQAMPGVVRIPEKRLAYEIERIAKAGIRSVMTFGISHHLDATGSDAWNENGLVARMSRICKDTVPEMIVMSDTCFCEYTSHGHCGVLCDHGVDNDQTLINLGKQAVVAAAAGADFIAPSAAMDGQVQAIRQALDAAGFTQTAIMSYSTKFASSFYGPFREAAGTALKGDRKTYQMNPMNRREAIRESLLDAAEGADSLMVKPAGAYLDILRDIRERTELPLAAYQVSGEYAMIKFAAQAGAIDERNVVLESLGAIKRAGADLIFSYFALDLAEQKVL; translated from the coding sequence ATGTCTGATTTTTCCCTTATTCAGCGCCCTAGAAGGCTGCGCTCTAGCGCGTCAATGCGCGCAATGTTTCAAGAATCCTCTCTTAGCGTGAACGATCTGGCGTTGCCAATCTTCGTTGAGGAAGGTGTTGATGATTACAAAGCGATTCAGGCAATGCCTGGCGTGGTTCGCATTCCAGAAAAACGTCTCGCTTATGAAATCGAACGTATTGCGAAAGCGGGCATCCGCTCAGTCATGACATTTGGTATTTCTCACCACCTTGATGCCACAGGCAGCGACGCGTGGAATGAGAACGGTTTGGTGGCGCGTATGTCGCGTATCTGTAAAGACACCGTGCCGGAAATGATTGTTATGTCTGACACCTGTTTTTGTGAATACACCAGCCACGGTCATTGCGGCGTGCTGTGCGATCACGGCGTCGATAACGACCAAACGCTGATCAACCTGGGCAAGCAGGCGGTGGTTGCCGCAGCAGCCGGTGCTGACTTTATCGCGCCTTCAGCGGCGATGGATGGCCAGGTGCAGGCGATCCGTCAGGCACTGGATGCAGCTGGATTCACCCAAACAGCTATCATGTCTTACTCAACAAAGTTTGCTTCATCGTTCTACGGCCCGTTCCGTGAAGCTGCGGGCACGGCTCTGAAAGGCGATCGCAAGACTTATCAGATGAATCCGATGAACCGCCGCGAAGCGATTCGTGAGTCGCTGTTGGATGCCGCAGAAGGCGCAGATTCACTGATGGTGAAACCGGCTGGCGCTTACCTCGATATCCTGCGTGATATCCGCGAGCGCACAGAGCTGCCGCTGGCTGCGTACCAGGTCAGTGGTGAATACGCGATGATCAAATTCGCTGCGCAGGCTGGTGCTATTGATGAACGTAATGTAGTACTGGAAAGCCTCGGTGCGATTAAGCGAGCCGGTGCAGACCTGATTTTCAGCTATTTTGCCCTTGATCTCGCAGAACAAAAAGTGCTCTGA